The following proteins are co-located in the Micromonospora viridifaciens genome:
- the rpmF gene encoding 50S ribosomal protein L32, which translates to MAVPKRKTSRSNTRHRRARWKAQVPQLTPCPCPRKEMVVAHRACTHCGLYKGRQVVDQP; encoded by the coding sequence GTGGCCGTACCGAAGCGGAAGACATCGAGATCGAACACCCGGCACCGCCGGGCGCGGTGGAAGGCCCAGGTGCCGCAGCTCACCCCGTGCCCGTGCCCCCGCAAGGAGATGGTGGTGGCGCACCGGGCCTGCACGCACTGTGGGCTCTACAAGGGCCGCCAGGTGGTGGACCAGCCGTGA